TCACAACTGAACGCACTGGCGGTATTGGATCAACCGGAAAGTAGGTGATATATGTTAAGTTACATACTTGTAAACCTAATCATATTATTCATATCAATTAGTATTACTTTTATTCTTTTTAAAGCGACTGGCGACACAATAGATCGATATGATATTCCATATTTTATAATCAGTGTAATTATGATTTATTGTTTGGTAATACAGTTTTATGATATTTTTATTGGAAATATGATTTAATAAATAATTTAGGATGGTGTAATATAATGGAAGAAATGGTATATACAGTTGCTCAAGTTGCAAGTATACTTCACGTTAATAAAAATTATGTATATGAACTTATTGACAAAGGAATGATTCCTGTATTAAAATTTAAATCGTTCAGAATTAGAAAATCTTCTCTCGAAAAGTTCCTTGAAAAATACGAATCATATCAGAGCAATGATTAGCGTTATAAATGGTATACAGGTTGTGTACATTTTGTGTACCAAAATATAAATACGATAAATATTTATGGATACAAATAGATACAAATAAATACGCACAATCTGTGTTAAGTCTCTATTTTCATGGAATTTGAGTACGAATAGATACAAATAAGTACAATAAAAGCTGCGTTTTTGTATTTGGTAACAATCCGATGGTTGGAATGACTGTTGCTGTTGCAGTAGCGATCGAGGAAGCAGCGAAAGAAGGTAAATTC
This window of the Mediterraneibacter gnavus ATCC 29149 genome carries:
- a CDS encoding helix-turn-helix domain-containing protein codes for the protein MEEMVYTVAQVASILHVNKNYVYELIDKGMIPVLKFKSFRIRKSSLEKFLEKYESYQSND